One window of Solwaraspora sp. WMMA2056 genomic DNA carries:
- a CDS encoding class I SAM-dependent methyltransferase, which translates to MTADYLDINRASWDERAPAHAASPDYRVAELLADPTGLSDVVRFDVPRLGDLTGVRGVHLQCHIGTDTLSLARLGATMTGLDLSGASLAEARRIAAAAQTHIEYVEADVYRAVEVLGAGRFDLVFTGIGALCWLPSARRWAETVAGLLRPGGRLFLREGHPALWAIDETRPDGLLVLDLPYFETEQPLVWDEAGTYVDTDANFTHNLTHSWNHGIGEIFTALTAAGLRVTDLVEHDSVPWNALPGRMTRGDDGEWRLTERPQRLPLSYTLQAVKLS; encoded by the coding sequence ATGACTGCCGACTACCTCGATATCAACCGGGCCAGCTGGGACGAACGCGCTCCGGCACACGCCGCGTCACCGGACTACCGGGTCGCCGAGCTGCTCGCCGACCCGACCGGGCTCAGCGACGTGGTCCGGTTCGACGTGCCGCGCCTTGGTGACCTCACCGGCGTACGCGGGGTGCACCTGCAGTGTCACATCGGCACCGACACTCTGTCGCTGGCCCGGCTGGGCGCGACGATGACCGGCCTGGACCTGTCCGGGGCGTCGCTGGCCGAGGCCCGCCGGATCGCCGCCGCCGCGCAGACCCATATCGAGTACGTCGAAGCCGACGTCTACCGGGCCGTCGAGGTGCTCGGTGCCGGCCGGTTCGACCTGGTCTTCACCGGCATCGGGGCGCTCTGCTGGCTGCCCAGCGCGCGCCGCTGGGCCGAGACGGTGGCCGGCCTGCTGCGACCGGGTGGCCGGCTGTTCCTGCGCGAGGGGCATCCGGCGCTGTGGGCGATCGACGAGACCCGTCCGGACGGGCTGCTGGTGCTGGACCTGCCGTACTTCGAGACGGAGCAGCCGCTGGTGTGGGACGAGGCCGGCACCTACGTCGACACCGACGCCAACTTCACCCACAACCTGACGCACTCGTGGAACCACGGCATCGGGGAGATCTTCACCGCACTGACCGCTGCCGGGCTGCGGGTGACCGACCTGGTCGAGCACGACAGTGTGCCGTGGAACGCGCTGCCCGGCCGGATGACCAGGGGCGACGACGGCGAGTGGCGGCTGACCGAACGCCCGCAGCGGCTGCCGCTGAGCTACACGCTGCAGGCGGTGAAGCTCAGCTGA
- a CDS encoding IPT/TIG domain-containing protein, which translates to MIVDLSAEVLGIPVIEASAVIGSVDAPPAGGTETETLIDITLPGAIGVAADGTVLEVSATRGPISSFASSSVADVSLDILGVNVLTASAVEAAVSCPFVGPQTADTTLVGLTVFGSPEVLIPNGPSLDVSAAVTVPGLVGATLDVSLSRTETVTADSAAAATIVLTATLTGEVLGIPVSIPVGEVIIAEATCERPAAPAPPTASSIDPDSGPQSGGQTVTITGSGFVPGDTAVTFDGLPATDVVVDPSGTSLTAVTPAHAPGVVDVVVTTDGGSTDPLAYTYLADGSDAVVTGLDPDFGPTSGGTTVTITGSGFTGATGVTFDGVAGTGFAVNPAGTEITVVTPPGAAGPADVVLVFPAGTADAGIFTYVPPTIDSVVPDSGPNTGGTTVTITGSGFTGATDVTFGGVPGTDLVVDPSGTSLTVVTPPGPVGPVDVVVVLPGDDAVAPDGFTYVVGPPTASSIDPDSGPQSGGQTVTITGSGFVPGDTAVTFDGLPATDVVVDPSGTSLTAVTPAHAPGVVDVVVTTDGGSTDPLAYTYLADGSDAVVTGLDPDFGPTSGGTTVTITGSGFTGATGVTFDGVAGTGFAVNPAGTEITVVTPPGAAGPADVVLVFPAGTADAGIFTYVPPTIDSVVPDSGPNTGGTTVTITGSGFTGATDVTFGGVPGTDLVVDPSGTSLTVVTPPGPVGPVDVVVVLPGDDAVAPDGFTYVVGPPTASSIDPDSGPQSGGQTVTITGSGFVPGDTAVTFDGLPATDVVVDPSGTSLTAVTPAHAPGVVDVVVTTDGGSTDPLAYTYLADGSDAVVTGLDPDFGPTSGGTTVTITGSGFTGATGVTFDGVAGTGFAVNPAGTEITVVTPPGAAGPADVVLVFPAGTADAGIFTYVPPTIDSVVPDSGPNTGGTTVTITGSGFTGATDVTFGGVPGTDLVVDPSGTSLTVVTPPGPVGPVDVVVVLPGDDAVAPDGFTYVVGPPTASSIDPDSGPQSGGQTVTITGSGFVPGDTAVTFDGLPATDVVVDPSGTSLTAVTPAHAPGVVDVVVTTDGGSTDPLAYTYLADGSDAVVTGLDPDFGPTSGGTTVTITGSGFTGATGVTFDGVAGTGFAVNPAGTEITVVTPPGAAGPADVVLVFPAGTADAGIFTYVPPTIDSVVPDSGPNTGGTTVTITGSGFTGATDVTFGGVPGTDLVVDPSGTSLTVVTPPGPVGPVDVVVVLPGDDAVAPDGFTYSGGPAPVIDSVDPGQGPANGGTTVVVGGSGFIPGQTTVTICGKTIPANKVTVNSSGTSLTFVTPPCDVKHTTITVTTPNGTSNAVAFRYVGLPVTGSATTNLITSGGALVAMGIALLLLARRRANMA; encoded by the coding sequence GTGATCGTCGACCTGTCCGCAGAAGTGCTCGGCATTCCGGTGATCGAGGCCAGCGCGGTGATCGGGTCGGTGGACGCCCCACCCGCCGGCGGCACCGAGACCGAGACCCTGATTGACATCACTCTGCCGGGTGCCATCGGCGTCGCCGCCGACGGCACCGTCCTGGAGGTGAGCGCGACCAGAGGCCCGATCTCGTCGTTCGCCTCATCCTCAGTCGCCGACGTGTCATTGGACATCCTCGGCGTGAATGTGCTGACCGCCTCGGCGGTCGAGGCCGCTGTCAGTTGCCCGTTCGTCGGGCCGCAGACGGCCGACACGACGTTGGTCGGGCTGACCGTGTTCGGCTCACCCGAGGTGCTAATTCCCAATGGGCCGAGCCTCGACGTGAGCGCCGCGGTGACGGTGCCTGGTCTGGTCGGAGCGACGCTCGACGTGTCGCTGTCGCGTACCGAGACCGTCACCGCCGACAGCGCGGCGGCGGCCACCATCGTGCTTACCGCGACTCTCACCGGAGAGGTCCTCGGGATCCCGGTGAGCATTCCAGTCGGTGAAGTCATCATCGCGGAGGCCACCTGCGAACGCCCAGCCGCGCCGGCGCCGCCGACTGCGTCGTCGATTGATCCGGATTCTGGTCCGCAGTCTGGTGGTCAGACGGTGACGATCACGGGTTCGGGGTTTGTGCCGGGTGACACGGCGGTGACGTTTGACGGGTTGCCGGCTACTGATGTGGTGGTGGATCCGTCGGGTACGTCGTTGACGGCGGTGACTCCGGCGCATGCGCCTGGTGTGGTCGATGTGGTGGTGACCACTGATGGTGGTTCGACTGATCCGTTGGCGTACACGTATCTGGCTGATGGTTCGGATGCGGTGGTGACGGGTCTGGATCCTGATTTCGGGCCGACGTCTGGTGGGACGACGGTGACGATTACTGGTTCGGGTTTCACTGGGGCTACCGGTGTCACGTTTGATGGCGTGGCGGGTACGGGGTTTGCGGTGAATCCGGCTGGTACGGAGATCACGGTGGTGACTCCGCCGGGTGCTGCTGGTCCGGCTGATGTGGTGTTGGTGTTCCCGGCTGGTACTGCGGATGCGGGGATCTTCACCTATGTGCCGCCGACGATTGATTCGGTGGTGCCGGATTCGGGTCCGAACACGGGTGGTACCACGGTGACGATCACGGGTTCCGGGTTCACTGGGGCGACTGATGTGACGTTCGGTGGTGTGCCGGGGACTGATCTGGTGGTGGATCCGTCGGGTACGTCGTTGACGGTGGTGACGCCGCCGGGGCCGGTGGGTCCGGTTGATGTGGTGGTGGTGTTGCCGGGTGACGACGCGGTCGCTCCGGACGGCTTCACCTATGTGGTCGGGCCGCCGACTGCGTCGTCGATTGATCCGGATTCTGGTCCGCAGTCTGGTGGTCAGACGGTGACGATCACGGGTTCGGGGTTTGTGCCGGGTGACACGGCGGTGACGTTTGACGGGTTGCCGGCTACTGATGTGGTGGTGGATCCGTCGGGTACGTCGTTGACGGCGGTGACTCCGGCGCATGCGCCTGGTGTGGTCGATGTGGTGGTGACCACTGATGGTGGTTCGACTGATCCGTTGGCGTACACGTATCTGGCTGATGGTTCGGATGCGGTGGTGACGGGTCTGGATCCTGATTTCGGGCCGACGTCTGGTGGGACGACGGTGACGATTACTGGTTCGGGTTTCACTGGGGCTACCGGTGTCACGTTTGATGGCGTGGCGGGTACGGGGTTTGCGGTGAATCCGGCTGGTACGGAGATCACGGTGGTGACTCCGCCGGGTGCTGCTGGTCCGGCTGATGTGGTGTTGGTGTTCCCGGCTGGTACTGCGGATGCGGGGATCTTCACCTATGTGCCGCCGACGATTGATTCGGTGGTGCCGGATTCGGGTCCGAACACGGGTGGTACCACGGTGACGATCACGGGTTCCGGGTTCACTGGGGCGACTGATGTGACGTTCGGTGGTGTGCCGGGGACTGATCTGGTGGTGGATCCGTCGGGTACGTCGTTGACGGTGGTGACGCCGCCGGGGCCGGTGGGTCCGGTTGATGTGGTGGTGGTGTTGCCGGGTGACGACGCGGTCGCTCCGGACGGCTTCACCTATGTGGTCGGGCCGCCGACTGCGTCGTCGATTGATCCGGATTCTGGTCCGCAGTCTGGTGGTCAGACGGTGACGATCACGGGTTCGGGGTTTGTGCCGGGTGACACGGCGGTGACGTTTGACGGGTTGCCGGCTACTGATGTGGTGGTGGATCCGTCGGGTACGTCGTTGACGGCGGTGACTCCGGCGCATGCGCCTGGTGTGGTCGATGTGGTGGTGACCACTGATGGTGGTTCGACTGATCCGTTGGCGTACACGTATCTGGCTGATGGTTCGGATGCGGTGGTGACGGGTCTGGATCCTGATTTCGGGCCGACGTCTGGTGGGACGACGGTGACGATTACTGGTTCGGGTTTCACTGGGGCTACCGGTGTCACGTTTGATGGCGTGGCGGGTACGGGGTTTGCGGTGAATCCGGCTGGTACGGAGATCACGGTGGTGACTCCGCCGGGTGCTGCTGGTCCGGCTGATGTGGTGTTGGTGTTCCCGGCTGGTACTGCGGATGCGGGGATCTTCACCTATGTGCCGCCGACGATTGATTCGGTGGTGCCGGATTCGGGTCCGAACACGGGTGGTACCACGGTGACGATCACGGGTTCCGGGTTCACTGGGGCGACTGATGTGACGTTCGGTGGTGTGCCGGGGACTGATCTGGTGGTGGATCCGTCGGGTACGTCGTTGACGGTGGTGACGCCGCCGGGGCCGGTGGGTCCGGTTGATGTGGTGGTGGTGTTGCCGGGTGACGACGCGGTCGCTCCGGACGGCTTCACCTATGTGGTCGGGCCGCCGACTGCGTCGTCGATTGATCCGGATTCTGGTCCGCAGTCTGGTGGTCAGACGGTGACGATCACGGGTTCGGGGTTTGTGCCGGGTGACACGGCGGTGACGTTTGACGGGTTGCCGGCTACTGATGTGGTGGTGGATCCGTCGGGTACGTCGTTGACGGCGGTGACTCCGGCGCATGCGCCTGGTGTGGTCGATGTGGTGGTGACCACTGATGGTGGTTCGACTGATCCGTTGGCGTACACGTATCTGGCTGATGGTTCGGATGCGGTGGTGACGGGTCTGGATCCTGATTTCGGGCCGACGTCTGGTGGGACGACGGTGACGATTACTGGTTCGGGTTTCACTGGGGCTACCGGTGTCACGTTTGATGGCGTGGCGGGTACGGGGTTTGCGGTGAATCCGGCTGGTACGGAGATCACGGTGGTGACTCCGCCGGGTGCTGCTGGTCCGGCTGATGTGGTGTTGGTGTTCCCGGCTGGTACTGCGGATGCGGGGATCTTCACCTATGTGCCGCCGACGATTGATTCGGTGGTGCCGGATTCGGGTCCGAACACGGGTGGTACCACGGTGACGATCACGGGTTCCGGGTTCACTGGGGCGACTGATGTGACGTTCGGTGGTGTGCCGGGGACTGATCTGGTGGTGGATCCGTCGGGTACGTCGTTGACGGTGGTGACGCCGCCGGGGCCGGTGGGTCCGGTTGATGTGGTGGTGGTGTTGCCGGGTGACGACGCGGTCGCTCCGGACGGCTTCACCTACTCGGGTGGCCCGGCACCGGTGATCGACTCGGTCGACCCCGGTCAGGGACCGGCCAACGGCGGGACCACAGTGGTCGTCGGAGGCAGCGGCTTCATCCCGGGCCAGACGACCGTGACGATCTGCGGCAAGACGATCCCAGCGAACAAGGTCACGGTCAACAGTTCCGGGACCTCGCTGACCTTCGTCACTCCGCCGTGCGACGTCAAGCACACGACCATCACGGTGACCACACCGAACGGCACCTCGAACGCGGTCGCCTTCCGGTACGTGGGGCTGCCGGTCACCGGTAGCGCGACCACGAATCTGATCACCAGCGGTGGTGCACTCGTGGCCATGGGTATCGCGCTGCTTCTCCTTGCCCGGAGGCGCGCGAACATGGCGTGA
- a CDS encoding N-acetyltransferase: MATAADRGRTVDTLVAAFVADPVLRYLFPDDASYPHCAGAFFGRLFDRRVPHGTVWTVGGGDAVAMWQRPDVDAADTGSGDTDDLAEVLPADALARVRRYDMAVHAALPATPFWYLGVLGTRPDRAGQGWGGAVMRAGLRRAAADGLPAVLETSNPANVQRYQHAGWQVVRQMAADPLTIWIMQHSGLD; the protein is encoded by the coding sequence GTGGCCACCGCCGCCGACCGTGGCCGCACCGTCGACACGCTGGTCGCGGCGTTCGTCGCCGACCCGGTGCTGCGGTACCTGTTCCCTGACGACGCCAGCTACCCGCACTGCGCCGGGGCCTTCTTCGGCCGGCTGTTCGACCGCCGGGTGCCGCACGGCACGGTCTGGACCGTCGGTGGCGGCGACGCGGTGGCGATGTGGCAACGGCCGGACGTCGACGCCGCCGACACCGGATCCGGCGACACCGACGACCTCGCCGAGGTGCTGCCCGCCGACGCACTGGCCCGGGTCCGCCGGTACGACATGGCCGTGCACGCGGCGCTGCCGGCCACCCCGTTCTGGTACCTCGGGGTGCTCGGCACCCGGCCGGACCGGGCCGGCCAGGGGTGGGGTGGGGCGGTGATGCGGGCCGGGCTGCGCCGAGCCGCAGCCGACGGCCTGCCCGCCGTCCTGGAGACCAGCAACCCGGCGAACGTGCAGCGGTATCAGCACGCCGGTTGGCAGGTGGTCCGGCAGATGGCGGCCGACCCGCTGACCATCTGGATAATGCAGCACTCCGGTCTGGACTGA
- a CDS encoding SGNH/GDSL hydrolase family protein — MRYVAIGDSFTEGLGDELPDGTTRGWADLVAAGLAAAHGTTVQYANLAIRGRLLEPIVTDQLDRALSMSPAPTMITLNGGGNDMMRPGADLDRLLALTEGAVRRCAAAGVRLVLLSGGDPSARLPFGNVMRRRGVALTAATADLAARHGLEFVDVFSDVEIRREQYWSTDRLHLNSAGHRRVASLVLAGLGYATEAHVVEPAPAGTRRGLLAEARYYREFVVPWVHRRLRGRSSGDGRTAKYFDWVPVQPA; from the coding sequence GTGCGGTACGTGGCGATCGGTGACAGCTTCACCGAAGGGCTCGGCGACGAGCTGCCCGACGGCACCACCCGGGGCTGGGCCGACCTCGTCGCCGCCGGGCTCGCCGCCGCCCACGGCACGACCGTGCAGTACGCGAACCTGGCGATCCGGGGCCGGTTGCTGGAGCCGATCGTCACCGACCAGCTGGACCGAGCGCTGTCGATGTCCCCCGCCCCGACGATGATCACGCTCAACGGTGGCGGCAACGACATGATGCGCCCCGGTGCCGACCTGGACCGGCTGCTGGCGCTCACCGAGGGCGCGGTCCGCCGCTGCGCCGCCGCCGGCGTACGGCTGGTCCTGCTCAGCGGCGGTGACCCGAGCGCGCGGTTGCCGTTCGGCAACGTGATGCGCCGGCGCGGGGTGGCGCTGACCGCCGCCACCGCGGACCTCGCCGCCCGGCACGGCCTGGAGTTCGTCGACGTGTTCAGCGACGTCGAGATCCGCCGCGAGCAGTACTGGTCGACCGACCGGCTGCATCTGAACTCGGCCGGGCACCGTCGGGTAGCGAGTCTGGTGCTCGCCGGGCTCGGGTACGCGACCGAGGCGCACGTGGTCGAGCCGGCACCGGCCGGTACGCGACGAGGTCTGCTGGCCGAGGCCCGCTACTACCGGGAGTTCGTGGTGCCGTGGGTGCACCGGCGGTTGCGGGGCCGATCCTCCGGCGACGGGCGGACCGCGAAGTACTTCGACTGGGTGCCGGTCCAGCCGGCCTGA
- a CDS encoding DNA recombination protein RmuC — MLPDVDVSTVAVVVVCLGCGGALGWLAARARSATEIARLAATLQATRDGEGRLEQSLRALSYEATAQSQEAVARAVAPLHDTLRRYEQRVAELEHDRVDAYAELREQVRAMTTVSGELRTETKQLVAALRAPQVRGRWGEHQLRRIVEAAGMLEHCDFAEQVTASTDEQSVRPDLVVRLHGGRSVVVDAKAPFDAYLSAMEARKERTRDQQLDGHARQLRAHVDALAGKRYWSAFAQTPEFVVLFVPADPFLDAALQRDPTLLEHAFSRDIVLATPATLVALLRTVAYSWRQEALARNAVAVHSLARELYGRLSTLGEHVTKLGNALGGAVTAYNRAVGSLEARVLVSARKLADLGVSDAELAAPAQVEVVPRQVQAPELDPVASGTVDDSRPYLTHDGSDTSRVDGLSRKTLD, encoded by the coding sequence ATGCTTCCCGACGTGGATGTCTCGACGGTGGCGGTGGTGGTCGTCTGTCTGGGTTGTGGTGGGGCGCTCGGCTGGCTGGCCGCGCGGGCCCGGTCGGCGACGGAGATCGCCCGCCTGGCCGCCACCCTGCAGGCGACCAGGGACGGTGAGGGGCGGCTGGAGCAGTCGCTGCGGGCCTTGTCGTACGAGGCAACCGCCCAGTCGCAGGAGGCGGTGGCGCGGGCGGTGGCGCCGCTGCACGACACGCTGCGCCGCTACGAGCAGCGCGTCGCCGAGCTGGAGCACGACCGGGTCGACGCCTACGCCGAGCTGCGTGAGCAGGTGCGGGCGATGACGACGGTCTCCGGCGAGCTGCGGACCGAGACCAAGCAGCTGGTCGCCGCGTTGCGTGCGCCACAGGTGCGGGGCCGGTGGGGGGAGCACCAGCTGCGCCGCATCGTCGAGGCGGCCGGAATGCTGGAACACTGCGACTTCGCCGAACAGGTCACGGCGAGCACCGACGAGCAGTCCGTCCGGCCCGACCTGGTGGTCCGGCTGCACGGTGGGCGCAGCGTGGTGGTCGACGCGAAGGCGCCGTTCGACGCGTACCTGTCGGCGATGGAGGCACGGAAGGAGCGGACCCGCGACCAGCAGCTGGACGGCCACGCCCGACAGCTGCGGGCGCATGTGGACGCGTTGGCCGGCAAACGGTACTGGTCGGCCTTTGCCCAGACCCCCGAGTTCGTGGTGCTGTTCGTGCCGGCGGATCCGTTCCTGGACGCCGCGTTGCAGCGGGATCCGACGTTGTTGGAGCACGCATTCAGTCGGGACATCGTTCTGGCCACTCCGGCGACGTTGGTGGCGTTGCTGCGCACGGTGGCGTATTCGTGGCGGCAGGAGGCGCTGGCCCGCAACGCGGTGGCGGTGCACTCGCTGGCCCGGGAGCTGTACGGGCGGTTGAGCACGCTCGGCGAACACGTGACGAAGCTGGGCAACGCGTTGGGCGGCGCGGTCACCGCGTACAACCGGGCGGTGGGTTCGTTGGAGGCGCGGGTCCTGGTGAGTGCCCGCAAGCTGGCCGATCTCGGGGTCTCCGACGCCGAGCTGGCCGCGCCGGCCCAGGTCGAGGTGGTGCCGCGACAGGTGCAGGCACCGGAGCTGGATCCGGTGGCCTCCGGCACGGTCGACGACAGCCGGCCGTACCTGACACACGACGGGTCGGACACGTCCCGAGTGGACGGGTTGAGCAGGAAAACTCTCGATTGA
- a CDS encoding S8 family serine peptidase, with the protein MSKPRIWRRRTSAALLASVMAAGAVTLAGGASTASANPSTEADVLKDTPADTLGSRDLDLLAEAEAKSEQSVTLLVATDKGQAPKVAAELKKLGGVIGNQVDEVGYVRARVPTGNVIKASKLAGVAAIDLNETIQLPDPTPESLPAASSVATESTGPGPDTGAVNPYMPTNETGAVSFKKSHPRWDGRNVVVGIMDSGVDLDHPALQTTTTGERKIVDWVTPVDPVYENDGTWRPMLTQVAGPSFSYAGVTWTAPAGTYRINLFSENITVGGASGGDVNRDGDTTDRFGVLYDPATGDVRVDTNQNFDFTDDALMRPYNERFDVGHFGADDPATPISEQVPFVVEYRTGVDTTPVGGPGLVDYVNIGLISSSHGTHVAGIVAANDMLGNADFDGAAPGAKLVSSRACTFAGGCTAAALTDGMVDLVLNRGVDIINMSIGGLPALNDGNNARATLYNILIDEYGVQMFISAGNSGPGTNTIGDPSVASSVVSVGASISKDTWLANYGSEVNVRNGMFNFSSRGPREDGGFKPNISAPGSAISTVAGYEAGGPVPEAGYPLPPGYAMYNGTSMAAPQATGAVALLLSGVKANDLEVSTAQLRRALYSGARWINNVPAHTQGNGMLHVADTWKLLREGVTTAEYTVDAPVCTPISEFLATPHRGTGVYNRCAADAGGHRPGQFKSYPVTITRTTGPDVDLLHKLDWVGNDGTFAAPGQVVLPLNEPVTINVRATPASGVRSAILRVDNPFTSTVDFEFMNAVVVSNALTSPEYGFSASGRVARNGFTSYFVTVPEGATALQVNLSGIAEGSQTRFLAINPYGVPLESGSSLICFTNFSDPNVCKPDERDYQNPLPGVWEIEVESRRTSPMLQNPYTLTAEVLGVAVDPATTVLEDVTPGEATPIEWEISNTFGPVTVAGQGGSLGSSNSERPTIADLETQSFQVTVPAGATRLFTKIGNTSDLGADLDLFVYRAGTLVAYNADGDSEEQVTINNPAPGVYDIEIEGYSVPTGTTEYDYLDVFYSTGLGTIEVDPTAVDLDNGDSATITGSVTVDAAPAAGRELFGEMLVVTDLGAVIGRGGVSVSSVS; encoded by the coding sequence GTGAGTAAACCCCGCATCTGGAGGCGGCGAACCTCTGCCGCGCTCCTGGCATCCGTCATGGCAGCCGGTGCCGTGACGCTGGCGGGTGGTGCGTCCACCGCGAGCGCCAACCCGTCGACCGAAGCCGACGTTTTGAAGGACACCCCTGCCGATACGTTGGGGTCACGCGACCTTGACCTGCTCGCCGAGGCCGAGGCCAAGAGTGAGCAGAGCGTCACACTGCTGGTCGCCACCGACAAGGGCCAGGCCCCGAAGGTCGCCGCGGAGCTGAAGAAGCTCGGCGGCGTCATCGGCAACCAGGTCGACGAGGTCGGTTACGTCCGGGCCCGGGTGCCGACGGGCAACGTCATCAAGGCATCGAAGCTCGCCGGCGTCGCCGCGATCGACCTCAACGAGACCATCCAGCTGCCGGACCCGACGCCGGAGAGCCTGCCGGCCGCTTCCTCCGTGGCCACCGAGTCGACCGGTCCCGGACCGGACACCGGTGCGGTCAACCCGTACATGCCGACGAACGAGACCGGCGCGGTCTCGTTCAAGAAGAGCCACCCCCGCTGGGACGGACGCAACGTCGTCGTCGGCATCATGGACTCCGGCGTCGATCTGGACCACCCGGCGCTGCAGACCACCACCACCGGTGAGCGCAAGATCGTCGACTGGGTCACCCCGGTCGACCCGGTGTACGAGAACGACGGCACCTGGCGGCCGATGCTGACCCAGGTCGCCGGCCCGAGCTTCAGCTACGCCGGGGTGACCTGGACCGCACCGGCCGGCACCTACCGGATCAACCTGTTCTCGGAGAACATCACCGTGGGCGGAGCGTCCGGCGGTGACGTCAACCGCGACGGCGACACCACCGACCGGTTCGGCGTCCTCTACGACCCGGCCACCGGCGACGTGCGGGTCGACACCAACCAGAACTTCGACTTCACCGACGACGCGCTCATGCGCCCGTACAACGAGCGTTTCGACGTCGGGCACTTCGGCGCGGACGACCCGGCCACGCCGATCTCCGAGCAGGTGCCGTTCGTCGTCGAGTACCGCACCGGCGTCGACACCACCCCGGTCGGCGGCCCCGGCCTGGTCGACTACGTCAACATCGGCCTGATCTCCTCGTCGCACGGCACCCACGTGGCGGGCATCGTGGCCGCCAACGACATGCTCGGCAACGCCGACTTCGACGGCGCGGCGCCCGGCGCCAAGCTGGTCTCCTCCCGGGCCTGCACCTTCGCCGGCGGCTGCACCGCGGCGGCGCTCACCGACGGCATGGTCGACCTGGTCCTCAACCGGGGCGTCGACATCATCAACATGTCGATCGGCGGCCTGCCGGCGCTCAACGACGGCAACAACGCCCGTGCGACGCTCTACAACATCCTGATCGACGAGTACGGCGTGCAGATGTTCATCTCCGCCGGCAACTCCGGCCCCGGCACGAACACCATCGGCGACCCGTCGGTAGCGTCCAGCGTGGTCAGCGTCGGCGCGAGCATCAGCAAGGACACCTGGCTGGCCAACTACGGCTCCGAGGTCAACGTCCGCAACGGGATGTTCAACTTCTCCTCCCGCGGCCCGCGTGAGGACGGTGGCTTCAAGCCGAACATCAGCGCGCCGGGCTCGGCCATCTCGACGGTCGCCGGCTACGAGGCGGGCGGCCCGGTCCCCGAGGCCGGCTACCCGCTGCCACCGGGCTACGCGATGTACAACGGCACCTCGATGGCCGCCCCGCAGGCCACCGGCGCCGTCGCGCTGCTGCTGTCCGGAGTGAAGGCCAACGACCTGGAGGTCAGCACCGCGCAGCTGCGGCGGGCGCTCTACAGCGGCGCCCGGTGGATCAACAACGTGCCGGCGCACACTCAGGGCAACGGCATGCTGCACGTCGCCGACACCTGGAAGCTGCTGCGCGAGGGTGTCACGACCGCGGAGTACACCGTGGACGCTCCGGTCTGCACCCCGATCTCGGAATTCCTGGCCACCCCGCACCGGGGCACCGGCGTCTACAACCGGTGCGCGGCCGACGCCGGCGGGCACCGGCCGGGCCAGTTCAAGTCCTACCCGGTCACCATCACCCGGACCACCGGCCCGGACGTCGACCTGCTGCACAAGCTCGACTGGGTCGGCAACGACGGCACCTTCGCCGCCCCGGGTCAGGTCGTCCTGCCGCTGAACGAGCCCGTCACGATCAACGTACGGGCCACCCCGGCCAGTGGCGTGCGCAGCGCCATCCTGCGGGTGGACAACCCGTTCACCTCGACCGTGGACTTCGAGTTCATGAACGCGGTGGTCGTGTCCAACGCGCTGACCAGCCCGGAGTACGGGTTCAGCGCCTCCGGCAGGGTCGCCCGCAACGGCTTCACCTCGTACTTCGTCACCGTGCCGGAGGGTGCGACGGCGCTGCAGGTGAACCTGTCCGGAATCGCCGAAGGGTCGCAGACCCGGTTCCTCGCGATCAACCCGTACGGTGTGCCGTTGGAGTCCGGCAGCAGCCTGATCTGCTTCACCAACTTCTCCGACCCGAACGTCTGCAAGCCGGACGAGCGGGACTACCAGAACCCGCTGCCGGGTGTCTGGGAGATCGAGGTCGAGTCGCGGCGGACCTCGCCGATGCTGCAGAACCCGTACACCCTCACCGCAGAGGTGCTGGGCGTGGCGGTCGACCCGGCCACCACCGTGCTGGAGGATGTCACGCCCGGTGAGGCGACCCCGATCGAGTGGGAGATCAGCAACACGTTCGGCCCGGTCACCGTCGCCGGCCAGGGCGGATCGCTCGGCTCGTCGAACAGCGAGCGGCCGACGATCGCCGACCTCGAGACGCAGTCCTTCCAGGTGACGGTTCCGGCCGGGGCGACCCGGTTGTTCACCAAGATCGGCAACACCAGTGATCTCGGTGCCGACCTGGACCTGTTCGTCTACCGTGCCGGGACGCTCGTCGCCTACAACGCCGACGGTGACTCGGAGGAGCAGGTCACGATCAACAACCCGGCACCGGGCGTGTACGACATCGAGATCGAAGGATATTCGGTGCCCACCGGCACGACCGAGTACGACTACCTGGACGTGTTCTACTCGACCGGGCTAGGCACGATCGAGGTCGACCCGACAGCGGTCGATCTGGACAACGGTGACAGTGCCACCATCACCGGCAGTGTCACGGTCGACGCCGCTCCGGCGGCCGGTCGGGAACTGTTCGGCGAGATGCTGGTCGTCACCGATCTGGGCGCGGTCATCGGACGCGGCGGCGTCTCGGTCAGCTCGGTGAGCTGA